One genomic segment of Hippoglossus hippoglossus isolate fHipHip1 chromosome 22, fHipHip1.pri, whole genome shotgun sequence includes these proteins:
- the LOC117756612 gene encoding C-type lectin domain family 4 member M-like — protein sequence MADEGNSSSFVATFDKLICEDDSGTDENPLYSSQDKQQVSMSMSRHESSQNPYRLLTVILAVMAVILLVIDIGLGVYYNQLTGGQQTIKDIQSEVAKLQDGYNAAIQERIDAKKQLDRELGEQQRLKWDLEHQTKRSKDYEKQIHRIEDEVSELKSIIPLFSMGCRHCNPGWTFLHLRCYYIPFYDLPRQRQWKDARQFCKKLGGDLAVIDTPEKTVSLTKLIKSHHDPVRSIYQGGFWIGLSDVDEENTWKWPDGRILAESYWNDGEPNDRNNEDCGATYPRDNPFKAWNDAPCNNYLKWICEMEPHDMS from the exons ATGGCGGACGAAGGAAATTCAAGCTCTTTTGTTGCCACATTTGACAAACTGATTTGTGAAGATGACTCCGGCACAGATGAGAACCCTCTCTACTCAAGCCAAGACAAACAGCAAG TGTCCATGTCCATGTCGAGGCATGAATCCAGTCAGAATCCTTACAGGCTGCTCACAGTGATCCTGGCAGTGATGGCTGTCATTCTCCTGGTCATTGACATTGGCCTGGGAGTCTATT ACAACCAACTCACTGGTGGGCagcaaacaataaaagacaTCCAGAGTGAGGTGGCCAAACTGCAGGATGGTTACAATGCTGCGATCCAAGAAAGGATCGATGCCAAGAAGCAGCTGGACAGAGAACTCGGTGAGCAGCAGCGACTCAAGTGGGATCTTGAACATCAGACCAAAAGATCCAAAGACTACGAGAAGCAGATTCACAGAATTGAAGATGAAGTCTCAGAGTTGAAATCCATCATACCACTATTCA GCATGGGTTGCAGACACTGTAACCCGGGATGGACGTTCCTGCACCTTAGGTGTTACTACATTCCTTTCTATGACCTCCCTAGACAAAGACAGTGGAAAGACGCCAGACAGTTCTGCAAGAAGTTGGGAGGCGACTTGGCAGTGATAGACACCCCAGAAAAAACC GTGTCATTAACTAAATTGATAAAAAGTCATCATGATCCCGTGAGATCAATATACCAGGGTGGCTTCTGGATCGGACTGAGCGATGTGGATGAGGAGAACACTTGGAAATGGCCGGATGGAAGAATACTGGCTGAGTC ATACTGGAACGACGGCGAGCCCAATGATCGTAACAATGAGGATTGTGGAGCTACGTATCCCAGGGACAACCCCTTTAAGGCCTGGAACGACGCTCCATGCAATAACTACCTGAAATGGATTTGTGAAATGGAACCACATGACATGAGTTAA
- the LOC117756607 gene encoding CD209 antigen-like, with amino-acid sequence MADEGNSSSFVATFDKLICEDDSGTDENPLYSSQDKQQVSMSMPRHESSQNPYRLLTVILAVMAVILLAIDIGLGVYYNQLTGGQQTIKDIHSEVAKLQDGYNAAIQERIDAKKQLDRELGEQQQIKWELEHQTKRSKDYEKQIHRIEDEVSELKSIIPLLSMGCRHCNAGWTFLHLRCYYFPFSVTLKQRSWKDARQFCQKLGGDLAVIDTPEKTVSITKLINSHNDPWRSISENGFWFGLSDVDEENTWKWPDGRRLTESYWNDDEPNNKYNEDCGATYPRDNPFKAWNDAPCNEYLKWICEMEPHDMS; translated from the exons ATGGCGGACGAAGGAAATTCAAGCTCTTTTGTTGCCACATTTGACAAACTGATTTGTGAAGATGACTCCGGCACAGATGAGAACCCTCTCTACTCAAGCCAAGACAAACAGCAAG TGTCCATGTCCATGCCGAGGCATGAATCCAGTCAGAATCCTTACAGGCTGCTCACAGTGATCCTGGCAGTGATGGCTGTCATTCTCCTGGCCATTGACATTGGCCTGGGAGTCTATT ACAACCAACTCACTGGTGGGCagcaaacaataaaagacaTCCACAGTGAGGTGGCCAAACTGCAGGATGGTTACAATGCTGCGATCCAAGAAAGGATCGATGCCAAGAAGCAGCTGGACAGAGAACTCGGTGAGCAGCAGCAAATCAAGTGGGAGCTTGAACATCAGACCAAAAGATCCAAAGACTACGAGAAGCAGATTCACAGAATTGAAGATGAAGTCTCAGAGTTGAAATCCATCATACCCCTACTCA GCATGGGTTGCAGACACTGCAACGCGGGATGGACGTTCCTGCACCTTAGGTGTTACTACTTTCCTTTCTCTGTAACCCTTAAACAAAGATCGTGGAAAGACGCCAGACAGTTCTGCCAGAAGTTGGGAGGCGACTTGGCAGTGATAGACACCCCAGAAAAAACC GTGTCTATAACTAAATTGATAAATAGTCATAATGATCCCTGGAGATCCATATCCGAGAATGGCTTCTGGTTCGGACTGAGCGATGTGGATGAGGAGAACACTTGGAAATGGCCGGATGGAAGAAGACTGACTGAGTC ATACTGGAACGACGACGAGCCCAACAATAAGTACAATGAGGATTGTGGAGCTACGTATCCCAGGGACAACCCCTTTAAGGCCTGGAACGACGCTCCATGCAATGAGTACCTGAAATGGATTTGTGAAATGGAACCACATGATATGAGTTAA